In Gigantopelta aegis isolate Gae_Host chromosome 14, Gae_host_genome, whole genome shotgun sequence, the following proteins share a genomic window:
- the LOC121388346 gene encoding kelch domain-containing protein 4-like produces MGKKNKKENKGKGKEKTAQKTERKAQKRTKKELAEKGEEDIENLIAEFKKKDKQQTEVVEEKCEPPSPRCSMTMTAHPDKEELIMFGGEYFTGNSMFVYNDLFFYNIRKNEWMKVTSPGGPPPRSAHQAVALHQCGGQLWIFGGEFSSHSQLQFYHYKDLWVLHLKEKRWEKINAPGGPTSRSGHRMVAVKKQLIIFGGFHDNIRDYKYYNDVYAFNVESYTWTKLDVSGTPPLPRSGHVMAAMQDQPRVMVYGGYSKERLKKETDKGKTHTDMFILVPEGRTKDDPSPTKWRWQAVKQTGSCPSARCGLSLTVAPGNRAILFGGVHDENENEEELEGTFFNSLLLLELDKCRWHNISIRGKKEESERKKRRRKVKDEDGEAMAESVECDDEHVHSAEDNLQQLSLEVDTQDEPDSVDTTYDDGIFKVTVGPQGVSADGDGMSELDMDVEIFRPSPRMNTVLVVKNGVLFLYGGLYEEGDKQVTLADFYSLDLQKLEEWNVIIHEDKKLQVWVDSDSSGDDEEGEGEEMEGACGGEEESSSDSEEDMEITFDDAPPFTENESCADYFDRCKDYWTQQARTINEDEHLGISMEKLEKFAKEICASAFNSEKSTK; encoded by the exons ATgggaaagaaaaacaagaaggaGAACAAGGGTAAAGGAAAGGAGAAGACGGCGCAGAAAACGGAAAGAAAAGCTCAGAAACGAACCAAAAAAGAACTGGCAGAGAAGGGAGAA GAAGACATAGAAAATCTCATAGCTGAATTCaagaaaaaagacaaacaaCAAACTGAAGTTGTGGAAGAAAAGTGTGAACCACCCTCACCAAG ATGCAGCATGACCATGACAGCACACCCAGATAAAGAGGAACTCATCATGTTTGGTGGAGAATATTTCACAGGAAACAGT atgtTTGTCTATAATGATCTTTTCTTCTACAACATCAGGAAGAACGAGTGGATGAAGGTCACTTCCCCAGGTGGTCCTCCGCCAAGAAGTGCTCACCAG GCTGTTGCTTTACACCAGTGTGGCGGTCAGCTGTGGATCTTTGGTGGAGAATTTTCAAGCCATTCCCAGCTTCAGTTCTACCATTATAAGGATCTCTGGGTGCTTCACTTGAAGGAAAAGAGATGGGAAAAAATCAA TGCACCGGGAGGCCCCACATCTAGAAGTGGACATCGCATGGTGGCAGTAAAGAAACAACTCATCATCTTTGGTGGTTTCCATGACAACATCAG AGACTATAAGTACTACAATGATGTGTACGCCTTCAATGTGGAGTCGTACACGTGGACCAAACTCGATGTGTCGGGAACCCCCCCACTGCCTCGTTCAGGTCACGTGATGGCCGCCATGCAGGATCAGCCCAGAGTGATGGTTTATGGCGGCTACAGCAAAGAGCGGCTCAAGAAAGAAACTGACAAGGGCAAAACTCACACAGATATGTTTATCCTTGTCCCAGAAG GACGCACAAAAGATGATCCTTCTCCAACAAAATGGCGGTGGCAAGCAGTAAAACAAACAGGAAGTTGTCCGTCTGCTCGCTGTGGCCTCTCTCTGACAGTTGCCCCTGGTAACCGAGCCATTTTGTTCGGAGGAGTCCATGATGAG AATGAGAATGAAGAGGAACTGGAAGGGACATTCTTCAACTCTCTTTTGCTGCTTGAGTTGGACAAGTGTCGGTGGCATAACATCAGTATCAG aggaaagaaggaagaaagtgagagaaagaaaaggagaCGGAAGGTGAAAGATGAAGACGGCGAGGCAATGGCGGAATCTGTGGAATGTGATGACGAACACGTTCACTCTGCAGAAGACAACTTACAACAGTTAAGTTTAGAAGTGGACACACAGGATGAACCGGACTCCGTGGACACTACATATGATGACGGGATATTTAAAGTGACCGTCGGACCGCAGGGAGTGTCTGCCGATGGGGATGGCATGTCGGAATTGGACATGGATGTGGAGATATTCCGACCGTCACCACGCATGAACACCGTGCTTGTGGTGAAGAACGGGGTGCTGTTTCTCTATGGGGGGCTGTACGAGGAGGGCGATAAACAGGTGACGCTGGCCGATTTCTACTCTCTGGATCTGCAGAAGCTTGAAGAGTGGAATGTCATCATCCACGAAGACAAGAAGTTACAGGTGTGGGTGGATTCAGATTCATCAGGTGATGacgaggagggggagggggaggagatGGAGGGAGCGTGTGGAGGTGAAGAGGAATCTTCAAGTG ATTCGGAAGAAGACATGGAGATCACGTTTGATGATGCACCGCCATTTACTGAGAACGAGTCCTGTGCGGACTATTTTGATCGTTGTAAGGACTACTGGACTCAGCAAGCTAGGACTATCAATGAAGACGAACACTTGGGCATTTCCATGGAGAAATTAGAGAAATTCGCCAAAGAAATTTGTGCAAGTGCCTTTAACAGTGAAAAATCCACAAAGTGA